The Arachis hypogaea cultivar Tifrunner chromosome 19, arahy.Tifrunner.gnm2.J5K5, whole genome shotgun sequence genome has a window encoding:
- the LOC112776427 gene encoding UPF0426 protein At1g28150, chloroplastic isoform X4 yields the protein MSLVVHSHLPLPSTLWKSKQKIRLNPLSSPSFIASRSSRNFGCSAINMNYNNKNDSSNSSNGVTWCFFNPAKDPIIQEALKEPVAFLGGVFAGILRLDLNEEPLKEWITRTVEAAGISEEETGAEGSTTEAAPQEIQIE from the exons ATGTCTCTTGTGGTTCACTCTCATCTTCCACTTCCATCCACTTTG TGGAAATCGAAGCAGAAAATTAGGTTAAACCCGCTATCGTCACCCTCATTCATAGCCAGCAGAAGCAGCAGAAATTTCGGGTGCAGTGCTATTAATATGAATtataataataagaatgatagcaGTAATTCTTCAAATGGGGTCACATGGTGTTTCTTCAATCCAGCGAAAGACCCCATCATTCAAGAAGCTCTCAag GAACCGGTAGCATTCTTGGGTGGCGTGTTTGCAGGTATTTTGAGGCTTGATTTGAATGAGGAGCCACTGAAGGAATGGATTACGAGGACTGTGGAAGCTGCTGGTATTAGTGAAGAAGAAACTGGTGCAGAAGGCTCAACAACTGAAGCAGCTCCTCAAGAGATTCAGATTGAATAA
- the LOC112776427 gene encoding uncharacterized protein isoform X2 gives MSLVVHSHLPLPSTLWKSKQKIRLNPLSSPSFIASRSSRNFGCSAINMNYNNKNDSSNSSNGVTWCFFNPAKDPIIQEALKRFPYADSLMIEFSTDETAGGRRIKEPVAFLGGVFAGILRLDLNEEPLKEWITRTVEAAGISEEETGAEGSTTEAAPQEIQIE, from the exons ATGTCTCTTGTGGTTCACTCTCATCTTCCACTTCCATCCACTTTG TGGAAATCGAAGCAGAAAATTAGGTTAAACCCGCTATCGTCACCCTCATTCATAGCCAGCAGAAGCAGCAGAAATTTCGGGTGCAGTGCTATTAATATGAATtataataataagaatgatagcaGTAATTCTTCAAATGGGGTCACATGGTGTTTCTTCAATCCAGCGAAAGACCCCATCATTCAAGAAGCTCTCAag CGCTTTCCCTATGCTGATTCGCTAATGATTGAGTTCTCAACAGACGAAACTGCAGGTGGAAGACGGATTAAA GAACCGGTAGCATTCTTGGGTGGCGTGTTTGCAGGTATTTTGAGGCTTGATTTGAATGAGGAGCCACTGAAGGAATGGATTACGAGGACTGTGGAAGCTGCTGGTATTAGTGAAGAAGAAACTGGTGCAGAAGGCTCAACAACTGAAGCAGCTCCTCAAGAGATTCAGATTGAATAA
- the LOC112776426 gene encoding NDR1/HIN1-like protein 6, which translates to MADHQRQRIHPVVVEAPPPPTTPLVPPGSSRSEKGSSNPYHRPSPLLLQHSHAMPPIIPLPPKKRSRSCFCRCLCWTLFLIFLLFILIAAIATTIYFVFKPKLPDYSVDTLRINDLRLNFDMSLYAKFEVRITATNPNKKIGIYYEKDGRMSVWYTNTELCQGSLPEFYQGHQNRTVLNLSLSGQVQAGSTIMAAIQQQQQTGRIPLDLKVKAPVAIKLGMLKLRKVKVLGECQLLVDSLSSNNLISIKASNCKFRMKP; encoded by the coding sequence ATGGCAGATCATCAGAGACAGAGGATCCACCCTGTGGTGGTGGAAGCTCCACCGCCACCTACCACTCCATTGGTACCTCCAGGTTCCTCGAGATCAGAAAAGGGCAGTAGTAACCCTTATCATCGTCCTTCTCCTCTTCTGTTGCAACATTCACATGCCATGCCACCAATTATACCGTTACCACCAAAGAAAAGATCAAGAAGCTGCTTCTGCAGGTGCTTATGTTGGACATTATTCTTGATTTTCCTCTTGTTCATTCTCATTGCTGCAATCGCCACAACCATCTACTTTGTCTTCAAACCAAAGCTTCCAGATTACTCAGTTGACACCTTAAGGATCAATGATCTTAGGCTCAACTTCGACATGAGTTTGTATGCCAAGTTCGAAGTGAGGATCACAGCAACAAATCCAAACAAGAAGATTGGTATATACTATGAAAAGGATGGGAGAATGAGTGTATGGTATACAAACACTGAACTCTGCCAAGGCTCGCTGCCGGAATTCTACCAAGGACATCAAAACAGGACAGTTCTGAATTTGTCCTTGAGTGGTCAGGTGCAGGCCGGGAGCACAATTATGGCAGCGATACAGCAGCAACAGCAGACAGGAAGGATTCCATTGGATCTTAAGGTGAAGGCGCCGGTAGCAATCAAGCTCGGGATGCTGAAGCTGAGGAAGGTGAAGGTCTTGGGGGAATGCCAGTTGCTGGTGGATAGCTTGTCATCTAATAATCTCATAAGCATCAAGGCTAGCAACTGTAAATTTAGGATGAAACCTTAG
- the LOC112776427 gene encoding UPF0426 protein At1g28150, chloroplastic isoform X3 yields MSLVVHSHLPLPSTLWKSKQKIRLNPLSSPSFIASRSSRNFGCSAINMNYNNKNDSSNSSNGVTWCFFNPAKDPIIQEALKQEPVAFLGGVFAGILRLDLNEEPLKEWITRTVEAAGISEEETGAEGSTTEAAPQEIQIE; encoded by the exons ATGTCTCTTGTGGTTCACTCTCATCTTCCACTTCCATCCACTTTG TGGAAATCGAAGCAGAAAATTAGGTTAAACCCGCTATCGTCACCCTCATTCATAGCCAGCAGAAGCAGCAGAAATTTCGGGTGCAGTGCTATTAATATGAATtataataataagaatgatagcaGTAATTCTTCAAATGGGGTCACATGGTGTTTCTTCAATCCAGCGAAAGACCCCATCATTCAAGAAGCTCTCAag CAGGAACCGGTAGCATTCTTGGGTGGCGTGTTTGCAGGTATTTTGAGGCTTGATTTGAATGAGGAGCCACTGAAGGAATGGATTACGAGGACTGTGGAAGCTGCTGGTATTAGTGAAGAAGAAACTGGTGCAGAAGGCTCAACAACTGAAGCAGCTCCTCAAGAGATTCAGATTGAATAA
- the LOC112776427 gene encoding uncharacterized protein isoform X1 has product MSLVVHSHLPLPSTLWKSKQKIRLNPLSSPSFIASRSSRNFGCSAINMNYNNKNDSSNSSNGVTWCFFNPAKDPIIQEALKRFPYADSLMIEFSTDETAGGRRIKQEPVAFLGGVFAGILRLDLNEEPLKEWITRTVEAAGISEEETGAEGSTTEAAPQEIQIE; this is encoded by the exons ATGTCTCTTGTGGTTCACTCTCATCTTCCACTTCCATCCACTTTG TGGAAATCGAAGCAGAAAATTAGGTTAAACCCGCTATCGTCACCCTCATTCATAGCCAGCAGAAGCAGCAGAAATTTCGGGTGCAGTGCTATTAATATGAATtataataataagaatgatagcaGTAATTCTTCAAATGGGGTCACATGGTGTTTCTTCAATCCAGCGAAAGACCCCATCATTCAAGAAGCTCTCAag CGCTTTCCCTATGCTGATTCGCTAATGATTGAGTTCTCAACAGACGAAACTGCAGGTGGAAGACGGATTAAA CAGGAACCGGTAGCATTCTTGGGTGGCGTGTTTGCAGGTATTTTGAGGCTTGATTTGAATGAGGAGCCACTGAAGGAATGGATTACGAGGACTGTGGAAGCTGCTGGTATTAGTGAAGAAGAAACTGGTGCAGAAGGCTCAACAACTGAAGCAGCTCCTCAAGAGATTCAGATTGAATAA